In a genomic window of Styela clava chromosome 7, kaStyClav1.hap1.2, whole genome shotgun sequence:
- the LOC120327486 gene encoding uncharacterized protein LOC120327486, whose protein sequence is MKESHDYRRLEIQLKPMTLTDILEKYPRFCDAYEGGLIDCEFEMNCPKCKKFMEIFPPLIQKIPKMNQDCVQCDDDGLKSLLVLSRILPPLNTKGKKGQEQWALFKFQGAGCNVGYYAETKPPSLRQPFLLVIGPKSDPEEFFLILDKKAVPVGNSSLLAFYRLFASFWIFGIEYYEKLATFFNFFEAILFGMAPKPSVASLLAALDFV, encoded by the exons atgAAGGAAAGTCATGACTATCGTAGGCTTGAAATACAGCTGAAGCCTATGACCTTAACAGACATTTTAGAAAAGTACCCAAGGTTCTGTGATGCTTATGAGGGTGGATTG ATTGACTGTGAATTTGAGATGAATTGCCCGAAGTGTAAGAAGTTTATGGAAATTTTTCCACCACTCATTCAAAAAATTCCTAAAATGAATCAGGATTGTGTTCAGTGTGATGATG ATGGACTAAAGAGTCTTCTAGTTCTATCGAGGATTTTGCCACCTCTCAACACAAAGGGGAAGAAAGGACAAGAGCAGTGGGCATTATTTAAGTTTCAAGGG gCCGGCTGCAACGTTGGATATTATGCTGAAACCAAGCCTCCATCATTGAGACAGCCATTTTTATTGGTCATTGGTCCGAAATCTGATCCTGAGGAATTCTTCTTAATTCTTGACAAGAAAGCGGTGCCAGTTGGAAATTCATCATTGTTGGCTTTTTATAGACTGTTCGCTTCGTTTTGGATATTTGGAATTGAGTACTATGAAAAACTGGCaactttcttcaatttttttgaagcTATTCTTTTCGGCATGGCTCCCAAACCTTCAGTGGCCTCATTGTTGGCTGCATTGGACtttgtgtaa